One region of Vespa crabro chromosome 15, iyVesCrab1.2, whole genome shotgun sequence genomic DNA includes:
- the LOC124429589 gene encoding acetylcholine receptor subunit alpha-L1 isoform X2, which produces MIVRLITVILTARICYGNPDAKRLYDDLLSNYNRLIRPVSNNTDTVVVKLGLRLSQLIDLNLKDQILTTNVWLEHEWQDHKFQWDPSEYGGVTELYVPSEHIWLPDIVLYNNADGEYGVTTMTKAILHYTGKVLWTPPAIFKSSCEIDVRYFPFDQQTCFMKFGSWTYDGFQIDLKHINQKLGDKVEVGIDLREYYPSVEWDILGVPAERHKKYYPCCHEPYPDIFFNITLRRKTLFYTVNLIVPCVSISYLSVLAFYLPADSGEKIALCINILLSQTMFFLLISEIIPSTSLALPLLGKYLLFTMILVGLSVVITIIILNVHYRKPSTHKMAPWVRKIFIRRLPKLLLMRVPDDLLNDLAAHKIHGRGKSGKKSKFNAAVAAAVQSSSIVSSPDSARHQRIGCNGLHTTTAHNRFLGGGFGGYNGLPTVMSGLDESLSDVTPRKKYPFELEKALHNVMFIQHHIQRQDEFNAEDQDWGFVAMVLDRLFLWIFTIASIGGTFTILAEAPALYDDTKPIDMQYSSIAHQQYLPPGQDLLENLV; this is translated from the exons ATGATAGTCAGATTAATTACCGTGATCCTCACAGCGAGGATTTGCTATGGGAATCCTGATGCTAAACGACTTTACGATGACTTACTCTCGAATTACAATCGTCTTATTCGACCCGTTTCGAACAATACAGATACGGTCGTTGTCAAGTTAGGTCTTCGTCTTTCACAGCTCATCGACCTG AATTTAAAGGATCAAATCCTAACAACGAACGTTTGGTTAGAACAT GAATGGCAGGATCACAAATTTCAATGGGATCCATCGGAATATGGAGGTGTAACAGAACTCTATGTACCGAGCGAACATATATGGTTACCCGATATCGTACTTTACAACAA CGCCGATGGAGAATATGGCGTGACCACCATGACAAAAGCTATTTTACATTACACGGGTAAAGTCCTTTGGACACCACCAgctatttttaaatcatcCTGCGAAATCGACGTCAGATATTTTCCGTTTGATCAGCAAACCTGTTTCATGAAGTTTGGTTCGTGGACATACGATGGTTTTCAG atCGATTTGAAACACATTAATCAAAAATTGGGAGACAAAGTAGAAGTTGGTATCGACCTACGTGAATATTATCCAAGTGTCGAGTGGGACATTTTAGGTGTACCAGCGGAACgtcacaaaaaatattatccctGTTGTCACGAACCTTATCCCGACATATTCTTCAATATCACGTTACGTCGTAAAACACTTTTCTACACAGTGAACCTAATCGTACCGTGCGTAAGCATCTCTTATCTTTCGGTATTGGCCTTCTATCTACCTGCTGATTCAGGAGAAAAAATAGCCTTATGTATCAACATCCTCCTATCTCAAACCATGTTCTTCCTATTGATATCAGAAATTATACCGTCTACTTCGTTAGCATTACCATTATTAGGCAAATACTTGCTCTTCACAATGATCCTCGTAGGTCTCTCggtagttataacaataataatattgaacgtTCATTATCGTAAACCAAGTACACACAAAATGGCACCGTGGGtcagaaaaatattcattcgaaGATTACCGAAGTTATTACTAATGAGAGTACCAGATGATCTTCTCAATGATCTTGCTGCTCATAAAATACATGGACGAGGAAAATCTGGGAAAAAGAGTAAATTCAATGCAGCCGTTGCAGCTGCCGTTCAATCTTCCTCCATCGTTTCTTCTCCAGATTCTGCTCGTCATCAACGTATCG GTTGCAACGGCTTACATACAACAACTGCACACAACAGATTTCTTGGTGGAGGTTTTGGTGGTTACAATGGACTTCCAACTGTCATGTCTGGATTGGATGAGTCTTTGAGCGACGTCACACCTAGAAAAAAGTATCCGTTCGAACTTGAGAAAGCTTTACATAATGTGATGTTCATTCAACATCATATACAACGGCAGGACGAATTCAATgct GAAGATCAAGATTGGGGTTTTGTCGCTATGGTTCTCGATCGACTTTTCCTCTGGATCTTCACGATAGCTTCCATAGGTGGAACATTTACTATTCTCGCCGAAGCTCCTGCACTTTACGACGATACTAAACCTATCGATATGCAATATTCTTCCATTGCTCATCAACAATATTTGCCACCGGGCCaagatttattagaaaatctagtctaa
- the LOC124429589 gene encoding acetylcholine receptor subunit alpha-L1 isoform X1, which translates to MIVRLITVILTARICYGNPDAKRLYDDLLSNYNRLIRPVSNNTDTVVVKLGLRLSQLIDLNLKDQILTTNVWLEHEWQDHKFQWDPSEYGGVTELYVPSEHIWLPDIVLYNNADGEYGVTTMTKAILHYTGKVLWTPPAIFKSSCEIDVRYFPFDQQTCFMKFGSWTYDGFQIDLKHINQKLGDKVEVGIDLREYYPSVEWDILGVPAERHKKYYPCCHEPYPDIFFNITLRRKTLFYTVNLIVPCVSISYLSVLAFYLPADSGEKIALCINILLSQTMFFLLISEIIPSTSLALPLLGKYLLFTMILVGLSVVITIIILNVHYRKPSTHKMAPWVRKIFIRRLPKLLLMRVPDDLLNDLAAHKIHGRGKSGKKSKFNAAVAAAVQSSSIVSSPDSARHQRIGGCNGLHTTTAHNRFLGGGFGGYNGLPTVMSGLDESLSDVTPRKKYPFELEKALHNVMFIQHHIQRQDEFNAEDQDWGFVAMVLDRLFLWIFTIASIGGTFTILAEAPALYDDTKPIDMQYSSIAHQQYLPPGQDLLENLV; encoded by the exons ATGATAGTCAGATTAATTACCGTGATCCTCACAGCGAGGATTTGCTATGGGAATCCTGATGCTAAACGACTTTACGATGACTTACTCTCGAATTACAATCGTCTTATTCGACCCGTTTCGAACAATACAGATACGGTCGTTGTCAAGTTAGGTCTTCGTCTTTCACAGCTCATCGACCTG AATTTAAAGGATCAAATCCTAACAACGAACGTTTGGTTAGAACAT GAATGGCAGGATCACAAATTTCAATGGGATCCATCGGAATATGGAGGTGTAACAGAACTCTATGTACCGAGCGAACATATATGGTTACCCGATATCGTACTTTACAACAA CGCCGATGGAGAATATGGCGTGACCACCATGACAAAAGCTATTTTACATTACACGGGTAAAGTCCTTTGGACACCACCAgctatttttaaatcatcCTGCGAAATCGACGTCAGATATTTTCCGTTTGATCAGCAAACCTGTTTCATGAAGTTTGGTTCGTGGACATACGATGGTTTTCAG atCGATTTGAAACACATTAATCAAAAATTGGGAGACAAAGTAGAAGTTGGTATCGACCTACGTGAATATTATCCAAGTGTCGAGTGGGACATTTTAGGTGTACCAGCGGAACgtcacaaaaaatattatccctGTTGTCACGAACCTTATCCCGACATATTCTTCAATATCACGTTACGTCGTAAAACACTTTTCTACACAGTGAACCTAATCGTACCGTGCGTAAGCATCTCTTATCTTTCGGTATTGGCCTTCTATCTACCTGCTGATTCAGGAGAAAAAATAGCCTTATGTATCAACATCCTCCTATCTCAAACCATGTTCTTCCTATTGATATCAGAAATTATACCGTCTACTTCGTTAGCATTACCATTATTAGGCAAATACTTGCTCTTCACAATGATCCTCGTAGGTCTCTCggtagttataacaataataatattgaacgtTCATTATCGTAAACCAAGTACACACAAAATGGCACCGTGGGtcagaaaaatattcattcgaaGATTACCGAAGTTATTACTAATGAGAGTACCAGATGATCTTCTCAATGATCTTGCTGCTCATAAAATACATGGACGAGGAAAATCTGGGAAAAAGAGTAAATTCAATGCAGCCGTTGCAGCTGCCGTTCAATCTTCCTCCATCGTTTCTTCTCCAGATTCTGCTCGTCATCAACGTATCGGTG GTTGCAACGGCTTACATACAACAACTGCACACAACAGATTTCTTGGTGGAGGTTTTGGTGGTTACAATGGACTTCCAACTGTCATGTCTGGATTGGATGAGTCTTTGAGCGACGTCACACCTAGAAAAAAGTATCCGTTCGAACTTGAGAAAGCTTTACATAATGTGATGTTCATTCAACATCATATACAACGGCAGGACGAATTCAATgct GAAGATCAAGATTGGGGTTTTGTCGCTATGGTTCTCGATCGACTTTTCCTCTGGATCTTCACGATAGCTTCCATAGGTGGAACATTTACTATTCTCGCCGAAGCTCCTGCACTTTACGACGATACTAAACCTATCGATATGCAATATTCTTCCATTGCTCATCAACAATATTTGCCACCGGGCCaagatttattagaaaatctagtctaa